One Nocardia farcinica genomic region harbors:
- a CDS encoding putative protein N(5)-glutamine methyltransferase, with product MRHVDAEVVARLRAAGCVFAEEEAALLTDAAAETGTPLAELVRQRVSGTPLEYVVGWAEFRGLRVAVRPGVFVPRRRTAFLVDTALAVARERPGTLCVVDLCCGCGALGLAFATEMRAHGRTVELTAADVDPTAVHCARGNLAGHGTVHEGDLFDALPTDLRGRIDILLANVPYVPTAGIAGMPPEARDHEPRAALDGGADGLDVFRRVAAAAPDWLAPGGTVFFESSREQATAAGEFLRARGLRAARAESDERYATVVTGTR from the coding sequence ATGCGACATGTGGACGCCGAGGTGGTGGCGCGCCTGCGGGCGGCGGGCTGTGTCTTCGCCGAGGAGGAGGCGGCCCTGCTCACCGACGCCGCCGCCGAGACCGGCACACCGCTGGCGGAGCTGGTGCGGCAGCGGGTGTCGGGCACGCCGCTGGAGTACGTGGTGGGGTGGGCGGAGTTCCGTGGCTTGCGGGTGGCCGTGCGACCGGGCGTCTTCGTGCCGCGCCGCCGGACCGCGTTCCTCGTCGACACCGCCCTCGCGGTCGCGCGGGAGCGGCCGGGGACGCTGTGCGTGGTGGACCTCTGCTGCGGCTGCGGCGCGCTCGGACTGGCGTTCGCGACGGAGATGCGCGCCCACGGCCGCACCGTGGAACTCACGGCCGCCGACGTCGATCCGACCGCGGTGCACTGTGCGCGCGGCAACCTCGCCGGTCACGGCACGGTGCACGAAGGCGACCTGTTCGACGCGCTGCCCACCGACCTGCGCGGCCGCATCGACATCCTGCTCGCCAACGTCCCCTACGTCCCGACCGCGGGCATCGCCGGCATGCCGCCGGAGGCGCGCGACCACGAGCCGCGCGCCGCCCTCGACGGGGGCGCCGACGGGCTCGACGTCTTCCGCCGCGTCGCCGCGGCCGCGCCCGACTGGCTGGCTCCGGGGGGCACCGTGTTCTTCGAGAGCAGCCGCGAACAGGCAACCGCGGCAGGCGAGTTCCTGCGTGCCCGCGGGTTGCGCGCAGCGCGCGCCGAGTCCGAC